The DNA segment ATTGCCATACTAGAAGCCAATTCATTGGGAATACCAGCTATTGGAGCCAAAGGCTGTGGGATTGAAGATGCAATAAAAAATGGTTATTCAGGAAAACTAATTGAAAATGATAACCCGCAACAATGTAAAGAAGCCTTACAGGAAATCCTCAGTAACTATGAAGTATATTCAGAGGGAGCGAAAAATTGGTCCCAAAATTTTACATGGGACAAAATAATACAATCATATTTAACTATTTTAGAGAGGAATGACGAAAAGATTACTGAGCCCTTCGATTAAAACTCAGGATAAACAAAGCCGAAGTCAAAATGAAACTCGCAATTATTTCACATACCGCTCATTATAAAAAACCAGATGGCACCATTGTAGGCTGGGGACCTACAGTTACGGAAATTAACCACCTTGCTAATCAATTTGAAGTAATTTATCATGTTGCGGTCTTACATCCCGGTATACCGCCAGAAAGCGCATTATCTTACACAACAGATAGAGTTACGTTTATTCCTTTAAAACCAACAGGGGGGAGCACCTTATTCAGTAAGGTAGATGTGTTGTTGAATATGCCAAGTACTATTACGACTGTAAGTAAGATATTAAAAAAAACAGATATATTCCAAGTTCGTACTCCTATGGGAATAGCAATGTATTTAATACCTTGGATTACCTTATTCAGTAATAAAAAAGGATGGTATAAATATGCCGGTAATTGGGTGCAAAAAAAACCATCGTTAAGTTATGCTTTCCAAAGATGGGTTTTAAAAAAACAATCGAGAAGAGTGACAGTAAATGGACAATGGGAAGAAGACCCAGCCCATGTTATTCCTTTTGAGAATCCGTGTCTTACAAAAATTGATAGAGAGTTAGGAAAACAGATAGTGGGAAACAAAGTTTTAGAGACTAAAAAAGCATATTGTTTTGTAGGCGGCTTACAAGCTCATAAAGGAATAGACATGCTTTTTGAAGCATTGCAAAATAATAGAACAAACGGGATAAAGGAAATACACATTGTAGGTTCTGGAATACTGGAACAATCATTAAAATCGGTAGCTGAAAAGAGTGCAATTCCTATAATTTTTCACGGTTCATTGCCAAGAGAGCAGGTTTTTGAAGTCTATAAACTAGCTCATTTCATACTATTGCCTTCCAAGAATGAAGGGTTTCCAAAAGTAGTTAGTGAAGCCATGAATTTTGGTTGTATCCCCATTGTTTCAGATGTTTCGTGTATAAATCAATACATTGAAGACTGGGAAAATGGGTTTTTAATCGAACCTCTTTCGGTTACAGGAATAAACAAATCAATTGATAAAAGCTTAGCTGTTTCAAAACAGGAGTTTACTAAAATAATTGATTATAATTATAACTTGGCTGAGCGTTTTACATATTCTCATTATATCAAAAAAATAGCTTCTGAAATTTTAGACAATCAAAGCAAGTGAACATAACTAACCGTGAAATACTGGAAAAAATAACCAACGACCATTTATTGAAAGTGGTGCTTTGGCTGTTGATATTCAGTTATTTTTATAATCTACCGGTACTGTATTATTCTATTAAAGGGGAAAACGAACTCCGGTTGTACGATTTTTTAGGGGTGGTACTGTTTTTAAGGTACTTTCAATATTTTAAATATGTCAATTTAGGGATTAACAAGGTGGTATTTTTAAAACGTTTCCGTGACTTTGCGGTGTATTGCTCCATATCGATAATTTTGACATTGATTTTTATGTTATTTAAAAATAACTTTGTCAAGTTTGTACAAAGTTTTCTGTACCTCTATCATATGTGGGTATTCTTTTTGGGGGCTGTGTTTCTCTATTTTTACCTTTCAAATACTAAACGATATACCAATATATTTACGTTTATAACCGTTTTGGTACTAGCCGAAAGTATTGTGGTGATAGGTCAAAATGTGGGTGTTATCCCTTTTCTTTGGTCTGACGATTATTATATAGGCTATCACGGTTTTCTCTCTGGTACGGTAGGTCCTAATAAAATTGTGATAGGCATGACAATGCTTATTTCACTTATTTTACTGTTGGGTATTTTATATGAAAAGAAACTTAAAGTACCAAAATACTTAATCTATGCAGCTATCACAGGAGCTGTTATCACCATTTTATTGAGTGGCTCTAGAACCACGTATTTGGGAGTAGGGGTGTTTTTAGTATATTTCATGGTAAAACGGACCGCCCGGTTTATGCAATTTGCTGTGATGGGGAGTTTTTTTTTAGTGGCGATTTTATTTTACAACCCCACCATTTTAGACCGTATAAGTGATACGCTAAATGGAAGGATAATAGACAGGATTGACAGCCCGGACGATATTAAATCGGCAGATGATTTTACAGGCCTGTATGAAAATTTGGGTGCGGGACGTATGGAGTTGCACGAAAATTATGTCCATTTTTTATTAAACAACCCCATTCTGTGGCCTGTTGGACAGGGCTTTAACAATAGATCTGGAATTGGCTATTCTGCTCATAATATGTACCTTACTTTAATTGCTGAATTAGGGATTTTTGGACTTGTACTTTACTTCAGGTGGTTGTTTTCTTACCTTGTAATAGTAAAACGAAAACTACCTAATTTGCAGATGGCAGTAAACGGAATCGTTTTTGCTATGATGGTGACCTTGTACTTTGGAGAACATTTATATGTATATAGGCCATTATTTGGTATTTTAGGATTTTTTATGATAGCTTGCGTGCTATTATTGGCACCGTTGCGCAACACATCTTAAATGGAAAATTTTAAAAACAAAATAGGGATTGTCATACCATATTATAACGCTAGCGCTCACATTGAAACGGTGGTGCAAAAAGCATTACAGTATAGTGACCATATAGTAATTGTGGATGACAAAAGCCCAGAATCGCTACCCGAAAGTTTGGATATGCTTTCTGATCGCTTGATAATATTAAATCTACCTGAAAATTTAGGGGTTGGCGGTGCCACCAAAAAAGGGCTTTCTTATTTTGAAAACCAACCAAATATTGAAGTGATACTCAAACTTGATGCCGATGACCAAATGGATACTGATTATGTACCACAATTGGTAACACCTATTCTTAATGGAACGCATGACTTTGTAAAAGGAAACCGTTTCAGGGATTTCAAAGCCTTAAAAAACATGCCTTGGACGCGGCGCTTCGGAAATCTATTTCTCTCTTTTTTAAGTAAAGTGGCAACCGGGTATTGGAATTGCTTTGACTTTAATAATGGCTTTTTCGCAATATCCAAAAGAAGTTTAAAATTGATGGACAAAAACCCCATCGCCAATAATTATTTTTTTGAGACTTCGCTAATTTCAGAGTTATACTATCAAAGAGCTAATATCAAGGAAATAGCTATGCCGGCAATCTATGGCGATGAAAAATCAAATATGAAAGTTTTTAAGATGCCCCTTTTGTTTAGCATCAATCTCTTTAAAAAATTCATATCCCGTATTTGGAAGGCTTATTTTGTGTACGATTTTAATATTGGCACTTTATATATAATTTTTGGACACCTTTTATTTGTTGCAGGTGTTATATACGGAGGCATTAATTGGTATGAATATGCAAGTAAGGGAGTTTTAACGCCTTTTGGTACTATTATGATAAGCGCCCTACTTATCATTTTAGGTTTTCAATTGATTTTACAAGCGATTCAATTTGATATTATAAACACCCCAAAAGAAAAAAGGGATGACTAAAAAAGCAGTTATAGCTGTACTAGTATTCAATCTTTTTATTGCAGCCTCTTTTTTTATAATGAATTATGGGGTAGGGTATTCCCGGTTATCGTCAGATCAGCACAATATTGTGCCCATGTGCCAAAAGCTCGATGACCCAGCATTATTTAAAAACGATTTGTATCTATCATCGGTAGATAATTTTAAATACTACACCCCTTTCTTTGTTCAGCCATTGCGGTTTATGGCAAAGTTAACCAATGGCGATTATATGCTGGCCATCAATATACTCCATACAGCAACGCATATTTTGTATGGATTAAGTTGGTTTGTTTTGTTTTATTTTGTGTTTAAGAGAAACTTTTGGATTGCTTTTTTACTATCCATTTTAATACGGGGAATTGTATGGCTTCCCGGAATGGAGATATGGGGTATGTCTGACCTGTGGACCTTTGTTCCAAGACAGTTATACAGTGCCTTATTACCCATTCCTTTTATTATTTTATTGGCAAAGTCCAGTTACAGGTATAGGCTGTTTTTTTCTGCTTTTTTAATAGGATTGATATTTAACTTTCATCCAATAACCGGTTTGGGAGGAATTTTAATCTATTTGTTCACTTTATTTTTTATAGGGTTAAAATCTAATAGTATCCTAAAACTATCTTTTATAAGGGTTTTATCATCTGTTGTTTTTATAATACTAGGGATGCTGCCTTTTATTATAACGTACTTTGGAAAAACAGAAACTACCGCTACTTATAATGTAGAACTTTACCAAAAGGCGTTTGATGCACGTATTCCTAGTTACTTTAAAGATGTAGTTAAATATGCTTCTCAATGGATCCACATAAAAACGTTGTTTTTTCTTGTACCCACCGCCATCCTATTTGCTTTATCCTTATTCTATAAGAGCCTTAAAAAACAAAGCTTTTTTGTGCTTACCTTAGGTGCTGTATTGTTTATAGTACCTTTATTGAGTATCCCTATTGAAAATTGGGTTAATTCAGCATTTAAT comes from the Marixanthomonas ophiurae genome and includes:
- a CDS encoding O-antigen ligase family protein, with the protein product MNITNREILEKITNDHLLKVVLWLLIFSYFYNLPVLYYSIKGENELRLYDFLGVVLFLRYFQYFKYVNLGINKVVFLKRFRDFAVYCSISIILTLIFMLFKNNFVKFVQSFLYLYHMWVFFLGAVFLYFYLSNTKRYTNIFTFITVLVLAESIVVIGQNVGVIPFLWSDDYYIGYHGFLSGTVGPNKIVIGMTMLISLILLLGILYEKKLKVPKYLIYAAITGAVITILLSGSRTTYLGVGVFLVYFMVKRTARFMQFAVMGSFFLVAILFYNPTILDRISDTLNGRIIDRIDSPDDIKSADDFTGLYENLGAGRMELHENYVHFLLNNPILWPVGQGFNNRSGIGYSAHNMYLTLIAELGIFGLVLYFRWLFSYLVIVKRKLPNLQMAVNGIVFAMMVTLYFGEHLYVYRPLFGILGFFMIACVLLLAPLRNTS
- a CDS encoding glycosyltransferase — its product is MKLAIISHTAHYKKPDGTIVGWGPTVTEINHLANQFEVIYHVAVLHPGIPPESALSYTTDRVTFIPLKPTGGSTLFSKVDVLLNMPSTITTVSKILKKTDIFQVRTPMGIAMYLIPWITLFSNKKGWYKYAGNWVQKKPSLSYAFQRWVLKKQSRRVTVNGQWEEDPAHVIPFENPCLTKIDRELGKQIVGNKVLETKKAYCFVGGLQAHKGIDMLFEALQNNRTNGIKEIHIVGSGILEQSLKSVAEKSAIPIIFHGSLPREQVFEVYKLAHFILLPSKNEGFPKVVSEAMNFGCIPIVSDVSCINQYIEDWENGFLIEPLSVTGINKSIDKSLAVSKQEFTKIIDYNYNLAERFTYSHYIKKIASEILDNQSK
- a CDS encoding glycosyltransferase family 2 protein, with product MENFKNKIGIVIPYYNASAHIETVVQKALQYSDHIVIVDDKSPESLPESLDMLSDRLIILNLPENLGVGGATKKGLSYFENQPNIEVILKLDADDQMDTDYVPQLVTPILNGTHDFVKGNRFRDFKALKNMPWTRRFGNLFLSFLSKVATGYWNCFDFNNGFFAISKRSLKLMDKNPIANNYFFETSLISELYYQRANIKEIAMPAIYGDEKSNMKVFKMPLLFSINLFKKFISRIWKAYFVYDFNIGTLYIIFGHLLFVAGVIYGGINWYEYASKGVLTPFGTIMISALLIILGFQLILQAIQFDIINTPKEKRDD